Proteins encoded in a region of the Antedon mediterranea chromosome 2, ecAntMedi1.1, whole genome shotgun sequence genome:
- the LOC140040536 gene encoding heparan sulfate glucosamine 3-O-sulfotransferase 5-like — protein sequence MALPKASVLLVLFAATALLYIGIIYIDQPVSNIHYGVEVAEGQYGVICKDCNKYCYTSPYNKKMVPLPEEELHQIGCEKRLPQALVIGVKKSGTTALKHFLSFHPQLASPVDEVHYFDNRYFMGIDWYISQMPYALRNQTVLEKTPRYFVWADAPERASRDLSSDLRMIVVLRDPIPRAVSDFVHIKFKDNLKKIAENGGKPVKQIVLPLTAELKKVRDKQKVSDDVHNKAIGSSFYDVVESFEESVIDPDGNVKGHNALVDTGIYVKYLRRWYEKFPRDQILVMDGLDLIKNPYKAMKSVEEFLGLNSHFTEKHFYFDEEKHFFCLALPIKACMSASKGRTHPEVSEEVMAKLREFYKPYDQELEELTGQTFSWVQRD from the coding sequence ATGGCGCTTCCAAAAGCGAGTGTTTTGTTGGTGCTTTTTGCAGCTACTGCACTACTGTACATAGGAATCATTTACATTGATCAACCCGTGTCTAATATACATTATGGTGTAGAAGTTGCAGAAGGACAATATGGTGTTATCTGTAAAGATTGTAATAAATACTGTTATACGTCGCCATACAATAAGAAGATGGTACCACTTCCTGAAGAGGAGTTGCATCAAATTGGTTGCGAAAAAAGATTACCACAAGCTTTGGTAATCGGTGTAAAAAAATCTGGTACAACAGCGCTCAAACATTTTCTCAGTTTTCATCCGCAGTTAGCTTCCCCTGTTGATGAGGTGCATTACTTTGATAATCGTTATTTCATGGGAATTGATTGGTATATATCGCAGATGCCGTATGCTTTAAGGAATCAAACGGTGTTAGAAAAAACGCCGCGCTACTTTGTGTGGGCTGATGCACCCGAACGGGCGAGCAGGGACTTGTCGTCAGATTTACGCATGATTGTGGTTTTACGAGATCCTATTCCACGTGCTGTGTCCGACTTTGTTCACATAAAATTTAAAGATAACTTGAAAAAGATCGCGGAAAATGGTGGAAAACCTGTGAAACAGATAGTTTTACCATTAACTGCAGAATTAAAGAAAGTGAGAGATAAGCAGAAAGTGTCCGATGACGTTCACAATAAAGCTATTGGCAGCTCATTTTATGATGTTGTTGAATCTTTTGAAGAATCTGTGATAGACCCTGACGGAAATGTAAAAGGACACAATGCTTTAGTGGATACCGGAATATATGTGAAATATTTAAGACGGTGGTATGAAAAATTCCCACGCGATCAAATACTTGTAATGGATGGACTAGACTTGATTAAAAACCCATATAAAGCAATGAAGTCTGTAGAAGAATTTTTAGGCCTAAATTCTCATTTTactgaaaaacatttttattttgatgaggagaaacattttttttgtttagctCTTCCAATAAAAGCATGCATGAGTGCTTCAAAAGGTCGAACACATCCTGAGGTTTCAGAAGAAGTCATGGCTAAATTACGAGAATTTTACAAACCATATGATCAAGAACTTGAAGAGCTAACAGGACAGACCTTCTCATGGGTTCAGAGGGATTAG